The Pristis pectinata isolate sPriPec2 chromosome 12, sPriPec2.1.pri, whole genome shotgun sequence DNA window TTGATGGATCAGgaatgtcacagaaagatacagcacagaaacaggccgacacagtccacaactgcacactgatcccacattcatcctttttttaaaattctcccgacattcttgtcaactctccccaacttctcccactcaccaagggcaatttacagcagccaattgaccctgcaaccagcatgtctttgggatgtgggaggaaactggagctcctggaagaaattcccagtcacagggagaacccccaCACAGTCAGTACCCAAGACCTGGATTCAACCTGGGCTCCTGTCACtgcgaggtagcagctctattagctgtgctgctctaatatctgggacaagacccctgctgagctcttgtctttgccatcaatctgctgaaagtcctgcaggaaatTGCAGGCAAACCTCTTCACCCACAGagttcaacaatgtggaacgtgtcaccacacggagggatggaggtgaactacaggaatgcattgaatgggaagccgaatgagcacagagctcatagagctgctgcctcatgttgacaatgttcaatcccaacctcggatgttgagtgtggagtttgcaccttctccctgtgactgtgtgggtttactcccacgtcccaagaggtgtgggctgaaaggttattaaagtcctgtaaattgtcccaaatgtgtgggtgattagtagaatctgctggtggtgggggtgaagcagggtgtggtcaatgTAAATGTAGGcaggattttaaaaatgtattaatgtaggatcagattaaatgactggttgataatcagtgcagactcagcgagtcaaagggcccatttctgtgctgcatctctctattcctctgaatattcacactgggtgagatgggaggaggctggtgtggagcagaaacactggaaagcatcagatgggctgaatggcctctctttctgcagttcattgtgtgcattgcagagacaggaagggccttAGATGAAGTGTTacaaacagaactgctttattttaatcagagatccagaacattgaactgtaactcagtgaaagagattacaaaagaaaatcaactgtgcccaatgaccagggttcagtCCTGGGTAAGATCAGCAGTGTCGACAGAATCCGACCCCCGTGAACACCTATACTTGTGAACTTGCGCTGGGTTTCAGCAGCAGTGAGGGTTGTATATTGAGCatacagcatgtttaatctttgtccgcagtgtgaattcgctggtgtttCAGCAGCTCAGATGACAAAGGGAATCCCTTCCCACAATCAGAGCAgatgtacggcttctccccagtgtgaactcgctggtgtgtcatcaggtgagataactgagtgaatcctttcccacacttggagcaggagaatggcctctccccggaGTGAACCCGCTGATGCACTTTCAGCTTGgttaactgagtgaatcctttcccacatgttgagcaggtgaacggtctctccccagtgtgaatttgcTGGTGTATCACCAGCCTGGATGACGTAGTGTATCCCTTCCCACATGTAGGGCAGGCAaagggcctctccccagtgtgaactcgctggtgtatcaTCAAGTCGTTTGACTGacggaatcccttcccgcacgtcgagcagatgaacggcctctccccagtgtgaactcgctggtgtgtcagcaattGGGACGACTGAGTGAATTCCTTCCCACActtggagcaggtgtacggcctctcccggctgtgaacccgctggtgtgttAACAAATTGGacgaatgagtgaatcccttcccgcactcagagcaggtgtacggcctctccccagtgtgaactcgctggtgtctcaTCAGGGTGGATAcatgagtgaatcctttcccacacttggagcagttgtacagcttctccccagtgtgaactcgttGGTGCATCATCaggttggataactgagtgaatcctttcccacactcggagcaggagaatggcctctccccagagTGCACCCGCTGATGCATTTTCAGGTTCgttaactgagtgaatcctttcccacatgttgagcaggtgaacggcctctccccattGTGAACCCGCTGGTGCATCAGCAGATGagacgactgagtgaatcccttcccgcactcagagcaggtgaatggcctctccccagtgtgaactcgctggtgcttcACCAGACCGGATGACGTAGTGCATCCTTTCCCACATGTAGGGCATGTAAAGGGCCTCTCGCTagtgtgaacttgctggtgtGTCATCAAGTCAGATGTCCGacggaatcccttcccacacgtcgagcagatgaacggcctctctccagtgtgaactcgctggtgcgtcatcaggttggataactgagtgaatcctttcccacacgttgagcaggagaatggcctctccccagagTGAACCCGCTGATGCACTCTCaggttggataactgagtgaatcctttcccacatgttgagcaggagaacggtctctccccagtgtgaactcgctggtgcatcACCAGACTGGATGACGCAGTGAACCTCTTCCCACATGTAGGGCAGGCAAAGGGCCTCTCCCTAgtatgaactcgctggtgtgtcatcatGTCGTGGAATTGatggaatcccttcccgcacgtcgagcagatgaacggcctctccccggcgtgaacttgctggtgtgtcagcaaatatGACGACCGAGTggatcccttcccacactcagagcaggtgaacggcctctccctagTGTGAATTCGCTGATGCTGTGTTTGAGAGTCCCATAAACAAATCATCTGCTTGTTGTttcctgtaaaagaaatttacaaaagtcatcaataggtacaggacagtatttcagtTGAGATTTTAGTCTCTGTTGCGAGCTGTtgtaataatgacaaacacaagcttgaggaacaacgtcatcttccatctcggaacattgcagcatccagactggcatcaaaatctctggttgtctttccatctataatcagaatgggccatttctgccacttccctttgttctacccattgcctccctcacctactctgccactgaaattcaatgtgttttctgtctttcactgttaaaaggggtatcaaacccaaaacattccctctttctgcagatgaagacacaagagactgcagatgctggaaatctgaagcaatacatgagggagctggaggaactcaaagtgggtcaggcagcatctatggagggaaatggaaagtcaacgttttgggtcttgATGCTTTTGGACTTGTCaatgtcattggtttattattgtcacttgtactgaggtacagtgaaaaacatgtcttgcataccgatcgtacaggtcaattcattacacggtgcagttacattgagtttgtacagagtccattgatgtagtacagttaaaaacaataacagtacaaagtaaagtgtcacagctacagagaaagtgctgtgcaggtagacaataaagtggaaGGTCagaacaaggcagatcgtgaggtcagtgtccatctcattgtataaaggaacagttcaatagtcatcaccgtgggatagaagctgtccttgagcctggtgatacatgccttCAGGATCATTGAACGTGAAGGGTAGATGATTagactcacttgttggagattgtcattgtgtggcagttttgtggtccaaatgttgtctgccacttaatattccagaATAGAAGTGTTAGATACCATTCTATATCCAGACAGAATAGAACATGTTCTCAGTGGCAGGAGGAGCCGAAGACATTGAACATAGTTGAGTTGTAAAATAACCAGAAGTGacaaggatttttgtttcttcaacacagtgTTAACTGACACAATTTAGCCACATGGGGAAATTACTTTCACAATACATGCTTTTTTTCATTCACTGGCAGTTGGACTTAGTCCCTTTTTTGACCTCAGTGCCAACTATAGCTGTTACCTACAATGATTTGGACATCAGCAGTGTCTGGAGACCAGTCCCAATCTCAGTTTGCTCATCTGTGTTTCCAGACTGCctgcagagcaaaggcaaagtGCGTTTTACAGCAGAATCAATGGCCGCATTTATACCCACAATCCCCAGGGCTCCAGAAACGGTCCCAGCAAAACAGTCATTCACCAGCCGGGGCCTGGATTACACCTTGGGCCGGGCCGGCAGAGAAAGCAGAAAATCAAATAATCTTCatgtgccggaaatctgaaataaaaatagaaaatgctggacatgggtcagacagcatctctgggagGGGAAGcaaataatgtttcagattggaaaccctttgtcagaaccgagaaagtgagaaaacaagttttaaattgcagaaaagatggtGAAAGGATAAATACACCATGAAACCCAcaggaagtgggaacaggagCAGAACGTTCAgtgtctcaagcctgctctgccattcagcaagatcatggctgactttcctgtcctgtccccataacccttgattctcctACTGATTCAAAATCTATCCCAACGTGAAAGATGCCCAACGAGTCTGCCACACAGTTGTCTGCAGCAAGATGTTGCAAAGACTTaagcttctgagagaagaaattcctcatctcacttttaaatgggCACAAGTAAATTTCTCTTCCATAAGGCTCTGCTAAATCTGCTCAATAAGTTACGATTgttcaatcaatcaatcaaaggGCAGCCtccaaactaaaacattaactctatttctctttccacggatgctgtctgacctactgaattgtccagcagtttctgattttacttcagattctggcatctgcaatttctctttaACAACAGGGTAAAGAGAACGTTTCTGATTGAGCTTGcttcagcaaccctggcctcacccttagtTTAAAATCCTGTCAGTGATCGAGATGAAtgagggaggtagagagagagaaatcaaacacaaagaGATTTTTAATTGACTGTGAAACATATGCTGCAGTTGTTGCCAGAACCACAGGCCTCGGCAACAGTTCTGGCCCACATTTCACAGTGTGAAAATTGCCTTGTCTCCAACTGCCTTTGTTAGTATATTAACCAGAAAGGTCGATAAAACAGAGCGAGGCTCGGGTTGCGTAAGTGAAGCCAATCGGAGATGCTCCTCATCtatccctctccaccccccccccaacccccatctatcccacccaaacctctctgcaagtTCGTTTTGCTCTCTCCCAGTTCGAACGGAAGGGTCTCGGACTTGAAaagttccctgtttctctttccacagacgctgccctcaCCTGCTGAGGGCTTCCCGCACTCACTGCGTTTGCTTTGATTTCAAGCAGGAAAGTGCCCGGGTCCCccgtgggagggggaagggggaaggggagagaaaggccGGGACTGCTCAGTGTGGCCGCCCGCAGTGATCCTGCAGCCCGCACGGATTCTTACCCCAACCGTGGGCCGGACCCCGGACTCGACCAAACTTCCGGGTCCAAGGTGGCGCGCACATGACGTCATCTACATTGCGTGCCTGCGCTGTGGGGGTCGCTCACTGCAGCCAGAGCGCTTTCTCGGCCGCGGTGGCTCTTGGGTAAATTCGGCTGCCATGAGAACCAACCTGAACAGCGCCTTTAAATAGCTTCGTTCTCCACCGCAAATTATTCTGCCGACAATAACTGTGTGATGAAGGAAACACTGTTGTCAGTCTCTGCACGGAAAGCTCCAGAGATCTTTCGTTCCTTCCCCATCCTCACCCCCaccatctccaccacctcctccagcactatattaagatcgatagatttttggaaagtaggtaaatgggtttattattgtcacatgtaccaatgtgcagggaaaaactttgttttgcatcccatccatatgggtcatttcatcacatcagtgcattgaggaagttgaagggaaaataataacagaatgtagaaaatagtgttacagttacagagaaagtgcagtgcaggcataaAATTAGGTCCagggccataatgagatagattgtgaagtgaaGAGTTCATCTTGTACTAGCGGAGCCCCGGGGAGGGGGACAACAGAGACACCCCAGGCCCCGGGGACACAGTTCCCTGGAGGCGGCCGCACAGGTCGGCGGGGCGGGTGGGCGACGCGCTGGGCTTCGGGGACCAAGGAAGGGAGCTGGGTCCGGGGTCCCGGAGAGCTCAGCCCACCGACCGGGGGGAGGGGCAACCCCTCTCCGGGGTTGCTCGGCCACGCCCGGGTCTGGGACGCAAAGGGCAGTGGCGAGTCCGGGGATCGGGTGCGCGCAGGCGCAGTGGCACGGTAGGGGAGACGAAGTGCGCAGGCGCAGTGTCTCTGCTGTTGGCCGGGGTAGGTGGGAAGGGGAATGAGGAAAGAGGaatggaggggaatgagggaggagcGGAGGGATGGAgcgtggagggagggggaatgaggggagaaagtgtagaatgagggagggggaatggagtggggaaatgagggggaggggatgtgcAGAagggggcaatgagggatggggagAATAAGGGAAGGGAAAcgtaggagggggaggggggattgggacatggggagagggggaaggggaacgaggggaggggggaggtggaatgaggggaaggggagaagggagcagaggaggaagcagagagggggaatggggaggggcaaTGAGGGCGGAGATgagggggcaggggcagggtttgggggaatgggggtgaggacagaatgagggagggggaatgagggaaggAACTAGTGAGTGGGGCCCTGGGGCTGATGATATGAGGTTCTCCAGCCCGGAGGCGGAGGGGGGTGCCGGTCCGGTCCCGTACGGTCCGGGAGGGGCTGATCCCCTCGGCTGGGAGGGATCTCCCTGCTCTTGCCACCTGCCCCCCGGTGGCTGGGAGCCCGTGTGGGGAGGGTGAGCGTTGGACACCCCCggtcccttcacctctccccctggGCAATGACAGGGTCCGCGCTGCAACAGCTGGAAGTAAGATAAAGTGCGCAACATCTGCCCAACGTGGGTTAAACGTAACGTGTGACTGGTCGCCCTGAACGTGGTCTGACCACAGTTCCAGAGAGGTATTCGGGCAATGACCTGGCACCACCCTCTCACATGTTATCCATTGAGAAGGCAGACAGTACTTCAATATAGGGAAGGCAGAGGATCTTTGGCCTGAAGTattaacccaaaacgtcgacaatttctctccccacagatgctgcttgacctgctgagttcctccagcagatcgtttgctgctccagattccagcatctgcagtctttggtgttgacattaactctgtttctctttcctcagatgctgcctgaattattGAGttcttttttccagcattttctgttttttcccccgaattctagcatctgcagcttttttttatttgcatttataaaattttaattttcagaggaaaatgggctggaatgatagaaaaatagaaggctatgtgggagggaagggttacagagatcttagagcaggataaaacgtaggcataacatcgtgggctgaagggcttgcactgtgctgtaatgttctaaaaacAAAACACGTCTGGAAGAATGATGGACATAAATGatgctttcagcagcagataaactgGGCCGGTGGTAGTCAGGTGATGTTACGATAGTGAAATACAGCCGTAGGTAAAAACTCAGGTCTGTGCCAGACACAACATCAAGGCTCTGAACTGTCAGGCTCAGCTTCAGACGATCTCCTGGGTGTTGGTTGAACAATGTGTCAGATCTGGGACACCGGAGACGTTGGAGAGGTCGAGCTAAATGTCATCTGTGGACACATGGAGCCTGATATTGTGTCTCCTGATGAGATAACTCAGGGACATCGTTTGTAAGTCAGAGGATAGATCTCTGGAGCTTTCTGTGCATAGACTGACAACAGTGTTTCCTTCATCACACAGTTATTGTCGGCAGAATAATTTGCGGTGGAGAACGAAGCTATTTAAAGGCGCTGTTCAAGTTGGTTCGCATGGCAGCCGAATTTACCCAAGAGCCACCGCGGCCGAGAAAGAGCTCTGACTGCAGTGAGCGAGCCCACAGCGCAGGCGCGCAATGTAGGTGACGTCATTTGCGCGCCACCTTGGACCCGGAAGTTTGGTCGAGTCCGGGGTCCGGCCCACGGTTGGGGTAAGAATCCGTGGCCACACTGAGCAGTCCCggcctttctctccccttccccctcccgctccactCGGGGGACCCGGGCACCTTCCTGcttgaaatcaaagcaaaccCAGTGAGTGCGGGAAGCCCTCAGCAGGtgagggcagcgtctgtggaaagagaaacagggaacttTTCAAGTCCAAGACCCTTCCGTTAGACCTGGGAGAGAGCAAAAGGTACTTGCAGAGAggttggggggatggggagggatggaggaatgGATGGGGATTTGGGATGGAGGGATAGATGAGGAAAATGGAACATCACTAATTGGCTTCACTTTGGCAACCCCAGCCTTGCTCGATGTTTTATCGACCTTTCTGGTTAATAGACTAACTAAGGCAGTTGGAGACAAGGCAATGTTCACGCTGTGAAATGTGGGCCAGAACTGTTGCCAAGGCTTGTGGTTCCAGCAACAGCTGCAGCATGTGTTTCACAGTTAATAAAATATCtctttgtgtttgatttctctctctctccacctgccctcattcatcttgaTCACTGACAGGTTTGTAAactaagggtgaggccagggttgctgaagCATTCTCAATCAGAAGCGTTCTCATTGCCCTGTCTTtaaagagaaattgcagatgacagaatctgaagtaaaaccagcAACTGCTggagaattcaacaggtcaggcagcatctgtggaatgagaaacagagttaatgttttagtttggaCACTGCCCTTTTATCTTATTGATTCTTTGAAAAATGGTATCTAATTGAGCAGAGTTCTCATATCCTTATGAAAGAAAAATTTACTGGTGCCCATTGAAAAGTGAgacaagaggaatttcttctctcagaagcttAAGTCTTTGCAACATCTTGGTACAGAGAACTGTGGGAcagagtccttgggtatatttcagGTTGGGATAGATTCCTAATCAgtgggggaatcaagggttaaggggacagggcaggaaagtcagccatgatcctgctgaatggcagagcaggcttgagacacTGAATGTTCTACTCCTGTTCTCACTTCCTGTGGGTTTAATGGTGTATTTATCTCTTCCCtgtcttttctgcaatttaaaagttgttttctcactttatcggttctgacaaagggtttgcaacctgaaacattatttgtttctcttcccacagatgctgtctgacccgtgtccagcattttcgatttttatttcagatttccggcacctgaagattttttgattttgctgctttctctgccgGCCCGGCCCAAGGTGGACTCCAGGCCCCAGCCGGTGAATGACTGTTTTGCTGGGACTGTTTCTGGAGCCCTGGGGATTGTGGGTATAAATGCAGCCATTGATTCTGCTGCAGAAAGCactttgcctttgctctgcagGCAGTCTGGAAACACAGATGAGCAAAGTGAGATTGGGACCGGTCTCCAGACACTGCTGATGTCCAAATCATTGTACgtaacagcacagaaaaagaacTAAGTTCAACTCCCAGTGAATAAGAAAAACACATGTATTGTGAAAGTAATTTACCCATGTGGCTAAGTTGTGTCAGTTAACACTGTGTTGAACAAACAAAAATTCTTGTTACTTATTGTTATTTTACAACTCAACTGTGTTCAATGTCctcggctccttctgctactgagaACATGTTCTATTCTGTCTGGATATAGAATGGTATCTAACACTTCTATTCTGGAATATTAAGTAGTAACTAACATTTGGACCAGAAAATTGCTACACAATGCcaatctccaacaagtgagtctAATCATCTGCCCTTCACGTTCAATgatcctgagggcatgtaccgccaggctcaaggacagcttctatccaactgtgataagactattgaacggtgccctaatacaatgagatggactctgacctcactatctaccttgtgaccttgcaccttattgtccacctccactgcactttctctgtagctgtgacacttcactctgtactgttattgtttttacctgtactacctcaatgtactgtactaactcaatgtaactgcactgtgtaatgaattgacctgtatgatcggtatgcaagacacgtttttcactgtacctcggtgcaagtgacaataataaaccaatgcaaatACAGTcgccaagtccaacaccaccaagacccaaaaggttgactttccatttccctccatcaatgctgcctgacccactttgagttcctccagctccattatgtattgcttcagatttccagcatctgcagtctcttgtgtctccatctgcagaaagaagcaatgttttgggtttgataccccttttaacagtgaaagacagaaaacacattgaatttcagtggcagagtaggtgaaGGAGGCgacgggtagaacaaagggaagtggcagaaatggcccattctgatgatcgctctgccattcagcaggatcatggctgactttcctgccctgtccccataacccttggtTTCCCTACTGATTAGGAATCTATCCCAACCTGAAATATACCCAAGGATTCTGCCACACAGTTCTCTGTAGCAAGATATTGCAAAGACTCAAGCTTCTGAGAGAAATTCCTcttgtctcacttttaaatgggcactattaaatttctctttcataaagctATGCTAACTCTGCTCAATAAGTTATGATTTTTCAAACAATCAACCAGATAAAATGGGCTGTCtccaaactaaaacattaactctatttctctttccatagaagctgcctgacctgctgaattgtccagcagtttctggttttactttAGATTCTGGCACctgcaatttttctttaaaaacaggGCAAAGAGAGCTTGGtacagagactaaaatctcagctgaaatactgtcctgtacctatttatgacttttgtaaatttcttttacaggatacAACAAGCAGACCATTTGTTTATGGGAATCTCATATACAACATCAGTATATTCACACTGGGGAGCGGCCATTCTCTTGCTCAATGTGTGTTAAGGGATTggctcagttatccagcctgatgacgcaTCAGTGAGTTCATGCTGGGGAAAGGCGATTCTCCTGCTCAGAGTGTGGGAAGGGTTTTGCTCAGTCATCCAACTTGCAGGCACACCAGtgtgttcacactggggagagaccgttctcctgctcaacgtgtgggaaaggattcagtgTGTGATCCAGCCTGATGAAGCACCAGCGAGTTCATACTGGGGAGAAGCTGTACagctgctctgagtgcgggaaggaattcactcggtcgtcccatttgctgacGCACCAGAGAgtacacactggggagaagccgtacacctgctccgagtgcgggaatggattcactcggtcgtcccatttgctgaGGAACCAgagggttcacactggggagaagccgttcaAATGtcctgagtgtgggaagggattcactcagtcgtcttatctgctgatacaccagcgggttcaTACCGGGGAGAAGCCATACACCTGCtgcgagtgtgggaagggattcactcggtcgtcccatttgctgccacaccagagagttcacaccggggagaggccgttcatctgctcgatgtgcgggaagggattcactcagtcatctcaGTCGTtgatacaccagcgggttcacactggggagaggccgttctcctgctcaacgtgtgggaaagaaTTCACTCACTTTTCCAGCCTGATGACACACCAGCgatttcacactggggagaagccatatacctgctccgagtgcgggaagggattcactcggtcatcgTATTTGCTGAGGCACCatagagttcacaccggggagagaccatacacctgctccgagtgtgggaaggaaTTCACTCGGTCATCCAATTTGCTgatgcaccagcgagttcacactggggagaagccatacacctgctctgagtgcgggaagggattcactcggttgtcccatttgctgacacaccagctagttcacactggggagaggccattcacctgcttgACCTGCGGGAAGGGCTTCCGTCAGTCATACAACTTGACAACacaccagcaagttcacactAGGGAGAGGCCCTTTGCCTGCACTTCATGCGGGAAAGGATACACTACGTCATCCAGTCTGGTGAAGCACCAGctagttcacactggggagaggccgttcacctgctctgaatgtgggaagggattcccTTGCTCATCTCACCTGCTGAAACACCAGCAAATTCACACTGcggagaaagattaaacatgctgtatGCTCAATACACAACCATCACTGCTGCTGAAATCTGGCGCAAATTCCCAACTGTTGCAGGTGTTCATGGGGGACAGATTCTGTCGACGCTGCTGATCTCacccaggattgaaccttggtcattGGGTattgttgattttcttttgtaatctctttaactgagttagagttcaatgttctggatatctgattaaaataaagcagttctgtttgaagCACTTTATCTAAAGCCCTTCCTGTCTCTGGAATGCACTcaatgaacagtagaaagagaggccattcagtccatctggtGCCTTctggtgtttctgctccacatcaGCCTCCTCCCATTTCACccagtatgaatattcagaggaatagagagatgcagcacagaaatgggtgaCTGACTGAGTTTGCACTTATTAccaaccagtcatttactctgatcctgcattaatatatttttaaaattctgccacatttgcattgaccacaccctgcttcatctccaacaccagcagattctactaatc harbors:
- the LOC127576549 gene encoding zinc finger protein 271-like; this encodes MICLWDSQTQHQRIHTRERPFTCSECGKGSTRSSYLLTHQQVHAGERPFICSTCGKGFHQFHDMMTHQRVHTRERPFACPTCGKRFTASSSLVMHQRVHTGERPFSCSTCGKGFTQLSNLRVHQRVHSGERPFSCSTCGKGFTQLSNLMTHQRVHTGERPFICSTCGKGFRRTSDLMTHQQVHTSERPFTCPTCGKGCTTSSGLVKHQRVHTGERPFTCSECGKGFTQSSHLLMHQRVHNGERPFTCSTCGKGFTQLTNLKMHQRVHSGERPFSCSECGKGFTQLSNLMMHQRVHTGEKLYNCSKCGKGFTHVSTLMRHQRVHTGERPYTCSECGKGFTHSSNLLTHQRVHSRERPYTCSKCGKEFTQSSQLLTHQRVHTGERPFICSTCGKGFRQSNDLMIHQRVHTGERPFACPTCGKGYTTSSRLVIHQQIHTGERPFTCSTCGKGFTQLTKLKVHQRVHSGERPFSCSKCGKGFTQLSHLMTHQRVHTGEKPYICSDCGKGFPLSSELLKHQRIHTADKD